A segment of the Kluyveromyces marxianus DMKU3-1042 DNA, complete genome, chromosome 5 genome:
TTCCAAGTATTCTCTTAGCTTAGCGAAGTATtcaactttcttttcacGGACGCCCCCCATTTCGACTTTATTAGTGATAGGATGTTTAAGGTAGTACCTGTAGCTTTTAGCTATAAACTGTAACTAGAAAGTACGCTTAAAATATTGATTAGATACTAAGCATTGTGATATACTGAAAGATAAATTCCATTtttattcaaaatttcAGAGCTTCAACActctgtgtttttttttttttttttggaaaaaatcTCAGAGCAGACCAACTGACAGGAATCTTCGGTAATGTCAATAATTCAACGTGCCagcaaacaaaaaaataaaagaacCATAGAAATTTCCATAGTAGAATTGCAGCCGCAAATGAGTACTTACCAGCTCCAATTCAGCTCGAAAGCTAGGCGGCGCTGGATTAGGGCGTTACCAGTGCTTGCTATTAGTATACTTACGCCATCTTCATTATGTCCAACTATTGTGGTCATGTGACTTCTTAAAACGGAaattatatttttcataTCAACCACAAGTGTAGTTTGAAGGATTTTGATCTTTAAAATTTGACATTTGGAATGGTGTATGGGTGCGTACAGTCCCgtattgtttttggttaCCCATTAACCAATTTTGAATTGGAGGGATCTATCTCATCTAGTATAATACAAattagagaaagaaaagatgaagaagaagagtttaCAAAGGGTATTACTAAACCAAGATTAGTAGTCTTTGCAAGAAACTATCCCCAACTGAGATAACTAGTGATTGAcaggttttgttttgtgaTAATAATATGTCAGAAAGTATTAGACTAATATACCAGCAAAAGGATGTAGATGTGGATCCCTCGAATCATTCCGATGTTACAGCCTATATCAGCAATGTTATTCTACCAGACACACTACGCAATTGTGGAATGAGTGAGAGCACCACCCCTCTTACCGGTAATTCATCTAAATCTGTAGATATCACTTATGCGACGTTCAGCAAAAACTCAAATATAAAACAGTCTGTTGATTCCCTAGTGAAAAAAGCAGGAATGAACAATGATATAGTAGTTGTTTCTTATGGTATGCATATACAAAAGACATTATCCATCATAGAGATATTCAAGAGTACTGATGCTGGAAAGAAGTTGCATCAATTCAATAGGTTGGATTCATTCGTGGAGGTGAAGCCAGGGCGTAACGAATTACTTGATCAAAAGGTCAACATTCCAATTCTCATTATTGCATTTACAATAGAGGATGTGAAGAATCTATCAGGCTTCACGAAGCAAAGCTAATACCATTCCGCCAGTAGCGaatcatttcttcatcacGTTACCTTGCGGGAAAAGTAATCCGCCATAGATAAGAGAAGTTCCTCCATTGTTATCTATGATCATTGTTACatggaaattgaaaaaatacaatttttccaatggaatttttcacttctcTGGGCCTGTGTCATAGGGAAGTCCGATATATATAACGTCCAGTCAGTCCCAAAAAGATAATCATGGTGACCAAGGTATCCATATAACACCTCTTGGAATCATAGATGATATTCGCTTGGTTGGTGTAATCTAGCTGCTAACTCTGATTTACTTTTGTAATTCTTGTTTATTGAAATCTCGGAATAAGGGTCATATATAAACCGATGATTATCGATCTAAGCTTGATTTTAAGGAAGCAAGTGACTTTCCCGTTGTTATGCTATATTTTATATCAACTATACAAGGATCTAGTTTCCAAAGAGCCCAAATCAGTTGAGACTGAAATAATTGCTGAAGACACCCCATCAGAGGAGCCATGCACCCCAGAACCTGTGGACAATGCGGTAtaccaaaagaagagatggCAACCGGTTGACTACATGCGGAACTTAAAACCATcagaacaagagaaagattATACACCATGGTCCACAACAAATCCGTTCCCTTACCAACCTTTCAAACCAGGTGAATATAGATTAACGATGGGTGTGAAGTCCATTCCACTTGAGCATTGGTTTATGTTTGAGAATACCTTAAAGAGTAGGATAGAGAAAAAGTGGGAGATAATTAAAGAAGCATATAAAGATGTCATGTACCACTTGGATCCTGCAATGGTCAATTGTGATACCTATTATAACTCTGACTATACTGATGAAGTTTTGGTTACTGCAAAAGATGTTGAGATTGCAGATGCTGCGGTATGTGAGTGGTACAATTCTGTGGTTAGTTACTTAGTGACCAGATTCCCACAATACTTTCAAGTTGTGTTAAGCCCTGATGATGAAACTCCAGGCGTATTACATAACAGTATCATGGATGAATATCATCCTGTTAATGCTGAGAAGTACTTGCAACTAGGAAACACTGACGTGCCATTCTTGAAATACTATTGTTTCAATGTCGGCATCATACCAGCGGAGTTGACCAATCCAAAGAACTTAAGGGACAAGGTGGGAAGAATACCACTTGTAACCACGGAAAAAACACGGAGAGCTCATGAACTTATACTTAGTGTACAACGTATGGTTGAAGAGGACTTGATTTTATTGTCGCCAAATGCAAATAAACAATTTGATGGCGAGTATATCTTGATGTCTGGATGCTTTGCATTTGCTGCTGGTTTCAACCCACGCGAACGGTTCCTCAAGCCGTTGACTCAAATTCATGGACCGGTTCCTGAGTATAAGATAAAACTTCAATCGCAAATGAATAAATTCTTCCAAACGCATAAGCCTCAAAAATTGGTGATGAGAATAAATTTCTCATTCCAAACCCATTCGAAGCTGTATGTCACTGATGACAACAAAGGTGTTGCGACAGAAGAAATCAGAGCGAAAACGCTGGACGAGCTGCATGGTGGACACGACCTACATTATAGATCGGAAAGACAATGTTTAATAAAATTCGAGAATACACAGGCTATGTGTTTTTCAATTAAGACGTATTTGTGGAATTTGCAGGATGAATTCTTGCCTAATGACTACTACTCTCAAGAAGGGGTGATTCAAGATCTTTGCGAGGCGGTAAAGGGCATGCAGTACACGATAGGACAATATAAACGTAGACCCGAGTGGG
Coding sequences within it:
- a CDS encoding DUF3445 domain-containing protein (This family of proteins are functionally uncharacterized) — translated: MIIDLSLILRKQVTFPLLCYILYQLYKDLVSKEPKSVETEIIAEDTPSEEPCTPEPVDNAVYQKKRWQPVDYMRNLKPSEQEKDYTPWSTTNPFPYQPFKPGEYRLTMGVKSIPLEHWFMFENTLKSRIEKKWEIIKEAYKDVMYHLDPAMVNCDTYYNSDYTDEVLVTAKDVEIADAAVCEWYNSVVSYLVTRFPQYFQVVLSPDDETPGVLHNSIMDEYHPVNAEKYLQLGNTDVPFLKYYCFNVGIIPAELTNPKNLRDKVGRIPLVTTEKTRRAHELILSVQRMVEEDLILLSPNANKQFDGEYILMSGCFAFAAGFNPRERFLKPLTQIHGPVPEYKIKLQSQMNKFFQTHKPQKLVMRINFSFQTHSKLYVTDDNKGVATEEIRAKTLDELHGGHDLHYRSERQCLIKFENTQAMCFSIKTYLWNLQDEFLPNDYYSQEGVIQDLCEAVKGMQYTIGQYKRRPEWGPALLEMLEPKLNSKV
- the POP6 gene encoding ribonuclease P/MRP protein subunit POP6, producing MSESIRLIYQQKDVDVDPSNHSDVTAYISNVILPDTLRNCGMSESTTPLTGNSSKSVDITYATFSKNSNIKQSVDSLVKKAGMNNDIVVVSYGMHIQKTLSIIEIFKSTDAGKKLHQFNRLDSFVEVKPGRNELLDQKVNIPILIIAFTIEDVKNLSGFTKQS